A window from Vigna angularis cultivar LongXiaoDou No.4 chromosome 7, ASM1680809v1, whole genome shotgun sequence encodes these proteins:
- the LOC108336641 gene encoding cytochrome P450 71AV8, whose translation MHLQLGEVSTIVVSSPEVAKDVLKTYDAIFAQRPHQIGAEIMCYGSTDIATAPYGGYWKQLRRICSQELLSNTRVRSFRSIREAEVLNLVRFIETNTGSCVNLSEKLACMTSVIIARTAFGEKCKDQKEFISLIKKLVKVSQRLAIFDLFPSRKWLHVISGKTPRLEKLHKKYDVIIGNIITEAEKNIGEVEVNSLLSVLLNLKNQGALEYPLTIDNIKAVMLDMFAAGTDTSSAVIEWAMSEMLENPKVMNTAREEVRRVCGSKGYMNEESLEELKYLKAVIKETLRLHTPGPLLLPRECRESCEVKGYTIPAGTKVMVNAWAIGRDPDYWNDPDKFYPERFMNSQIDYKGSHHEFIPFGAGRRMCPGMSFGTNIIELCLAQLLYYFNWELPNGNKENLEMTEALGAFSRRKTDLVLVPISYNPLPISSNLKF comes from the exons ATGCACCTACAACTTGGTGAGGTTTCAACCATTGTGGTTTCTTCTCCAGAAGTGGCCAAAGATGTCCTGAAAACCTACGATGCCATCTTTGCTCAAAGACCCCATCAAATTGGCGCAGAGATCATGTGTTATGGTTCCACTGACATTGCCACTGCACCATATGGGGGGTATTGGAAGCAGCTAAGAAGAATATGCTCCCAAGAGCTTCTAAGCAACACACGTGTGAGGTCATTTCGATCAATAAGAGAAGCAGAAGTGCTGAATTTAGTAAGATTTATTGAGACTAACACTGGTTCTTGTGTGAACCTCAGTGAGAAATTAGCATGCATGACAAGTGTCATCATTGCAAGGACGGCTTTTGGTGAAAAATGCAAGGATCAAAAAGAGTTCATTTCCCTTATCAAGAAACTTGTGAAAGTATCCCAACGTTTAGCTATTTTTGATTTGTTCCCTTCTCGCAAATGGCTTCATGTGATCAGTGGGAAGACACCTAGATTGGAGAAGTTGCACAAAAAATATGATGTAATAATTGGAAACATCATTACAGAGGCAGAAAAAAATATTGGTGAAGTAGAGGTTAATAGTCTCCTCTCAGttcttctaaatttgaaaaatcaagGTGCCCTCGAATATCCTTTGACAATCGATAACATCAAGGCTGTAATGTTG GACATGTTTGCGGCTGGCACTGATACATCATCTGCAGTTATAGAATGGGCCATGTCAGAGATGTTGGAAAACCCAAAAGTAATGAACACAGCTCGAGAAGAAGTTAGAAGAGTTTGTGGTAGCAAAGGATACATGAATGAAGAATCACTTGAAGAACTAAAATATCTGAAAGCAGTAATAAAAGAAACACTGAGATTGCACACTCCCGgccctcttcttcttccaagggaATGTAGAGAAAGTTGTGAGGTGAAAGGGTATACAATACCTGCTGGGACCAAAGTGATGGTAAATGCATGGGCAATTGGAAGAGACCCTGATTATTGGAATGATCCAGACAAGTTTTATCCTGAGAGATTCATGAACAGTCAAATCGATTATAAAGGGTCCCATCATGAATTCATACCCTTTGGTGCTGGAAGGAGAATGTGTCCTGGCATGTCTTTTGGGACAAATATCATTGAACTTTGTCTTGCACAACTactttactattttaattgGGAACTTCCAAATGGAAACAAGGAAAACTTGGAAATGACTGAAGCTTTGGGAGCCTTCTCAAGAAGAAAAACGGATTTAGTCTTAGTTCCCATTTCTTACAATCCTCTTCCTATTTCGTCAAACCTTAAATTCTAA